The following are encoded together in the Cherax quadricarinatus isolate ZL_2023a chromosome 37, ASM3850222v1, whole genome shotgun sequence genome:
- the LOC138853671 gene encoding heterogeneous nuclear ribonucleoprotein A/B-like isoform X1 encodes MSPLCVIFVLVTLLSMCDSGYTQRYGYGYGGYPSYGHNVPGYGYNSYGQGYGDNLHGSDYRHYYGSDYRHNYPEGRLYGQHYRYVNYYGY; translated from the exons ATGTCGCCTCTTTGTGTAATA TTCGTTTTGGTTACTTTGTTATCCATGTGCGACTCTGGATATACCCAGAGATATGGATATGGCTATGGTGGTTACCCTTCGTACGGGCATAACGTTCCGGGATATGGTTATAACTCCTACGGTCAAGGATATGGGGATAATCTACATGGCTCTGACTACCGCCACTATTATGGCTCTGACTACCGCCATAACTACCCTGAAGGTAGACTATACGGACAACACTACAGGTACGT GAACTACTACGGATATTAA
- the LOC138853671 gene encoding keratin-associated protein 19-2-like isoform X2 has translation MSPLCVIFVLVTLLSMCDSGYTQRYGYGYGGYPSYGHNVPGYGYNSYGQGYGDNLHGSDYRHYYGSDYRHNYPEGRLYGQHYRNYYGY, from the exons ATGTCGCCTCTTTGTGTAATA TTCGTTTTGGTTACTTTGTTATCCATGTGCGACTCTGGATATACCCAGAGATATGGATATGGCTATGGTGGTTACCCTTCGTACGGGCATAACGTTCCGGGATATGGTTATAACTCCTACGGTCAAGGATATGGGGATAATCTACATGGCTCTGACTACCGCCACTATTATGGCTCTGACTACCGCCATAACTACCCTGAAGGTAGACTATACGGACAACACTACAG GAACTACTACGGATATTAA
- the LOC128702435 gene encoding ctenidin-1-like isoform X1: MISLRALMMLVVVMAVVGMVIAYPDPSPGYRRRYGGGFGGFGGGGLGGFGGGGLGGFGGGGLGGGLGGGFGGGGFGGGGFGGGKFGGRGYYG; encoded by the exons ATGATCTCTCTGAGAGCGCTG atgatgctggtggtggtgatggctgtggtgggAATGGTcatagcctatccagatccctctcCAGGATATCGCCGTAGATACGGAGGTGGATTTGGCGGATTTGGTGGCGGTGGACTTGGCGGATTCGGTGGCGGTGGACTTGGCGGATTCGGTGGCGGTGGACTTGGTGGTGGACTTGGCGGTGGATTTGGTGGCGGTGGATTCGGTGGTGGTGGATTTGGTGGTGGTAAATTCGG AGGTCGTGGCTACTATGGGTAG
- the LOC128702435 gene encoding ctenidin-1-like isoform X2: MISLRALMMLVVVMAVVGMVIAYPDPSPGYRRRYGGGFGGGGLGGFGGGGLGGGLGGGFGGGGFGGGGFGGGKFGGRGYYG, from the exons ATGATCTCTCTGAGAGCGCTG atgatgctggtggtggtgatggctgtggtgggAATGGTcatagcctatccagatccctctcCAGGATATCGCCGTAGATACGGAGGTGGATTTGG TGGCGGTGGACTTGGCGGATTCGGTGGCGGTGGACTTGGTGGTGGACTTGGCGGTGGATTTGGTGGCGGTGGATTCGGTGGTGGTGGATTTGGTGGTGGTAAATTCGG AGGTCGTGGCTACTATGGGTAG